A single Synergistaceae bacterium DNA region contains:
- a CDS encoding thioredoxin family protein: MSRKIRAFLLALAFAVASPAFAEVSFSPDAKRVNLYRTLKFDVYKASGTEEEQVAAEEKIASSRPAAFFIEGLNSVDTRLTVLMIGMMRCPDCRAVYPYTEAMAANPFISVRYLARDKTPGAREFMIARTGRSNTPSIFIVRPNGEVLDGTYVETPTSVTALLAAAKSAEDRRRIWDDFHKGIYDEYIQRDLLALISNRSRGAATNIGLDERIEMAFTHTLQTQKKDGSFEYALDYRTGGFSLFNHIVRQASAAYGLGEYLRVTGDERARKPLEKTLAFLLRDSTPFNGGLLVSSSPPHPKSPSGATALALIGALRYKASGGELSDGQIEKWLKGLSGLYIEGAGFRTVPATDEESPYYNGETWLALAEYLEAFPHDREIARLVEKVDAYMMERYAREFDGAFFHWGMMALSARYRQTRCKKFLDFGLAQYAKYLDAEENPTTFTEGVTQFYSVLPDRAAKDEVRKKLFFIAKNLFKVQQISSKLPDGSSVSPRAERYIGGFLLEPSGTRTRIDMTQHGLMGLLRLRAYGITLAK; this comes from the coding sequence ATGTCACGTAAAATTCGCGCGTTTTTACTGGCATTGGCTTTTGCCGTCGCTTCCCCAGCGTTCGCGGAGGTTTCTTTTTCCCCCGACGCCAAAAGAGTCAACCTGTACAGAACGCTGAAGTTCGATGTCTACAAAGCGTCCGGCACGGAAGAGGAGCAGGTAGCCGCTGAAGAAAAAATCGCTTCCTCCAGACCAGCCGCCTTCTTCATCGAGGGATTAAATTCGGTCGATACCCGGCTAACCGTGCTGATGATCGGCATGATGCGCTGCCCCGATTGTAGGGCCGTCTATCCGTACACGGAGGCAATGGCCGCGAATCCATTTATCAGCGTCCGCTATCTCGCGCGCGACAAAACACCGGGCGCAAGGGAGTTTATGATTGCCCGGACGGGGCGGTCCAACACGCCTTCGATATTCATAGTACGTCCGAACGGTGAAGTTCTGGATGGGACCTACGTCGAAACACCGACTAGCGTCACCGCGCTGCTCGCGGCGGCGAAGAGCGCTGAAGACCGGAGAAGAATCTGGGACGATTTTCATAAGGGCATTTATGACGAGTACATTCAACGCGACCTTCTCGCTCTTATTTCCAACCGTTCAAGAGGCGCGGCGACCAATATCGGTCTCGACGAACGCATTGAAATGGCGTTCACTCACACCCTGCAAACGCAAAAAAAAGACGGCAGTTTCGAGTACGCGCTCGACTACCGAACTGGCGGGTTCAGTCTGTTTAATCACATAGTCAGGCAGGCTAGCGCCGCGTACGGACTGGGAGAGTACCTACGCGTGACCGGTGACGAACGCGCGCGGAAACCGCTGGAAAAAACGCTCGCGTTTCTACTCCGTGACTCGACGCCGTTCAATGGCGGTTTGCTGGTTAGTTCTTCGCCGCCGCATCCCAAATCGCCGTCGGGTGCGACGGCGCTCGCGCTTATAGGCGCTTTACGTTACAAGGCATCCGGAGGCGAGCTTTCCGACGGGCAAATCGAGAAATGGCTCAAAGGACTTAGCGGATTGTACATCGAGGGCGCAGGCTTCCGAACCGTACCGGCGACCGACGAGGAATCTCCGTACTATAATGGCGAGACATGGCTGGCTTTGGCTGAATATCTGGAGGCGTTTCCCCATGACCGAGAAATAGCGAGACTGGTTGAGAAAGTAGACGCCTATATGATGGAACGTTACGCGCGTGAGTTCGATGGAGCGTTTTTTCACTGGGGCATGATGGCGCTTTCAGCCCGTTACCGTCAGACGAGATGCAAAAAATTTCTGGATTTCGGCCTGGCGCAGTACGCGAAATACCTCGACGCCGAAGAAAACCCCACTACGTTCACCGAGGGCGTCACTCAGTTTTACTCTGTTCTCCCGGACAGGGCGGCAAAGGATGAAGTACGTAAAAAATTATTCTTCATCGCTAAAAATCTTTTCAAAGTTCAGCAAATCAGCTCGAAGCTCCCGGACGGCAGTTCTGTGTCCCCGCGCGCGGAACGTTATATCGGAGGTTTTTTACTTGAGCCAAGCGGAACACGGACAAGAATCGACATGACGCAGCACGGTCTTATGGGTTTGCTGCGGTTGAGAGCGTACGGAATAACTCTAGCGAAGTGA
- a CDS encoding ankyrin repeat domain-containing protein, translating into MLCEIGVFLLAVLLVMSIEGLALAQGGAGGGGGALETDFFELLKTGTLEQIKAAIEAGSDVNAQDNNGLTPLIGAAQKNTAEALSALIAAGADVNAKNTYGLTPLMVAAQENTAEALGVLIAAGADVNAKDNFGLTPLMWAAQENTAEALSVLIAAGANVNAKDNFGLTPLIGAAQKNTAEALSALIAAGADVNAKDNFGITPLMWAARFNTAEALNVLIAARADVNAKNNNGWTPLMDAAQKNTAEALNVLITAGADVNAKVNNGWTPLMEVAQKNTVEALNVLIAAGADVNAKMNDGWTPLTLATRYHTATVEALNVLIAAGADVNAKNNDGWIPLTLTTRYHTATAEALSVLIAAGADVNAKDNFGLTPLMWAAQKNTAEALNLLIAAGADVNAKDNFGLTPLIGAAQKNTAEALSALIAAGADVNAKDNFGITPLMWAARFNTAEALNLLIAARADVNAKDNNGWTPLMDAARYNTAEALNLLIAAGADVNAKVNNGWTPLMEAAQKNTVEALNVLIAAGADVNAKMNDGWAPLKMNNGWTPLTLATRYHTATAEALSVLIAAGADVNAKNNNGWTPLMDAARYNTAEALNVLIAAGADVNAKDNFGMTPLMWAARRNSAEALSVLIAAGADVNAVNDGWTPLMEAAQENTAEALGVLIAAGADVNAKLNDGRTPLIWAARYNSAEALSVLIAAGADVNVGSNSSWAPLTLAARYNSAEALSALIAAGADVNAKMNDGWTPLMWVARYNSAEALSVLIAAGVDVNAKMNDGWTPLLEAAKYNTAEALNVLIAAGAGVNAKENNGWIPLWVARHNSAEALSVLIAAGADVNAKMNDGWTPLTWAARYNSAEALSVLIAAGADVNAKNNDGKPL; encoded by the coding sequence ATGTTATGTGAGATTGGCGTTTTTTTGCTGGCGGTGTTGTTGGTTATGTCTATTGAAGGTTTGGCGTTAGCTCAAGGCGGCGCTGGAGGAGGTGGCGGCGCTCTCGAAACTGATTTCTTTGAGTTGCTCAAAACGGGTACACTGGAACAAATCAAAGCCGCAATAGAAGCCGGGAGCGACGTGAACGCACAAGATAACAACGGCCTGACGCCGCTGATAGGGGCTGCGCAAAAGAATACCGCTGAAGCTTTGAGCGCTCTTATCGCCGCTGGGGCGGACGTCAACGCGAAGAACACTTACGGCCTGACGCCGCTGATGGTAGCTGCGCAAGAAAATACCGCTGAAGCCTTGGGCGTCCTTATCGCTGCTGGAGCGGACGTCAACGCGAAGGACAATTTCGGCCTGACGCCGTTGATGTGGGCTGCGCAAGAGAATACCGCTGAAGCCTTGAGCGTCCTGATCGCCGCTGGGGCGAACGTCAACGCGAAGGACAATTTCGGCCTGACGCCGCTGATAGGGGCTGCGCAAAAGAATACCGCTGAAGCTTTGAGCGCTCTTATCGCCGCTGGAGCAGACGTCAACGCGAAGGACAATTTCGGTATAACGCCGCTGATGTGGGCCGCAAGATTCAATACCGCTGAAGCCTTGAACGTCCTTATCGCCGCTAGGGCAGACGTCAACGCGAAGAACAATAACGGCTGGACTCCTTTGATGGATGCTGCGCAAAAGAATACCGCTGAAGCCTTGAACGTCCTTATCACCGCCGGGGCAGACGTCAACGCGAAGGTGAATAACGGCTGGACTCCTTTGATGGAGGTTGCGCAAAAGAATACCGTTGAAGCCTTGAACGTCCTTATCGCTGCTGGAGCAGACGTCAACGCGAAGATGAATGACGGCTGGACTCCTTTGACGTTAGCCACAAGATACCATACCGCTACCGTTGAAGCCTTGAACGTCCTTATCGCTGCTGGAGCAGACGTCAACGCGAAGAACAATGACGGCTGGATTCCTTTGACGTTAACCACAAGATACCATACCGCTACCGCTGAAGCCTTGAGCGTCCTTATCGCCGCTGGGGCGGACGTCAATGCGAAGGACAATTTCGGACTGACGCCGTTGATGTGGGCTGCGCAAAAGAATACCGCTGAAGCCTTGAACCTCCTTATCGCCGCTGGAGCAGACGTCAACGCGAAGGACAATTTCGGACTGACGCCGCTGATAGGGGCTGCGCAAAAGAATACCGCTGAAGCTTTGAGCGCTCTTATCGCTGCTGGGGCAGACGTCAATGCGAAGGACAATTTCGGTATAACGCCGCTGATGTGGGCCGCAAGATTCAATACCGCTGAAGCCTTGAACCTCCTTATCGCCGCTAGGGCAGACGTCAACGCGAAGGACAATAACGGCTGGACTCCTTTGATGGATGCTGCAAGATACAATACCGCTGAAGCCTTGAACCTCCTTATCGCCGCCGGGGCAGACGTCAACGCGAAGGTGAATAACGGCTGGACTCCTTTGATGGAGGCTGCGCAAAAGAATACCGTTGAAGCCTTGAACGTCCTTATCGCTGCTGGAGCAGACGTCAACGCGAAGATGAATGACGGCTGGGCTCCTTTGAAGATGAATAACGGCTGGACTCCTTTGACGTTAGCCACAAGATACCATACCGCTACCGCTGAAGCCTTGAGCGTCCTTATCGCCGCCGGGGCAGACGTCAACGCGAAGAACAATAACGGCTGGACTCCTTTGATGGATGCTGCAAGATACAATACCGCTGAAGCCTTGAACGTCCTTATCGCCGCCGGGGCAGACGTCAACGCTAAGGACAATTTCGGTATGACGCCGCTGATGTGGGCTGCGCGAAGGAATAGCGCTGAAGCCTTGAGCGTCCTTATCGCCGCCGGGGCAGACGTCAACGCGGTGAATGACGGCTGGACTCCTTTGATGGAGGCTGCGCAAGAGAATACCGCTGAAGCCTTAGGCGTCCTTATCGCCGCCGGGGCAGATGTCAACGCGAAGTTGAATGACGGCCGGACTCCCTTGATATGGGCCGCAAGATACAATAGCGCTGAAGCCTTGAGCGTCCTTATCGCCGCTGGGGCAGACGTCAACGTGGGGAGCAATAGCAGCTGGGCTCCTTTAACGTTAGCCGCAAGATACAATAGTGCTGAAGCCTTGAGCGCTCTTATCGCCGCTGGGGCAGACGTCAACGCGAAGATGAATGACGGCTGGACCCCCCTGATGTGGGTTGCAAGATACAATAGCGCTGAAGCCTTGAGCGTCCTTATCGCCGCCGGGGTAGACGTCAACGCGAAGATGAATGACGGCTGGACTCCCTTGCTGGAAGCTGCAAAATACAATACCGCTGAAGCCTTGAACGTCCTTATCGCCGCCGGGGCAGGCGTCAACGCGAAGGAGAATAACGGCTGGATTCCCCTGTGGGTCGCAAGACACAATAGCGCTGAAGCCTTGAGCGTCCTTATCGCCGCCGGGGCAGACGTCAACGCGAAGATGAATGACGGCTGGACCCCCCTGACGTGGGCTGCAAGATACAATAGCGCTGAAGCCTTGAGCGTCCTTATCGCCGCCGGGGCAGACGTCAACGCCAAAAACAACGATGGAAAACCGCTCTGA
- a CDS encoding site-specific DNA-methyltransferase: MDSVRTKYDEKIIALYMKDKRLNPENVVKGKNPTNIWEIGRLNGNSRERVGHPTQKPLEIVRCLVKALSYPGSLVLDFFAASGTTGWVCVEEDCNCVMVDKDAKSVEYFNSHLELMRGLGIEKNFTLARSLGEFSSNATVAVPQVTFK; this comes from the coding sequence TTGGATTCCGTCAGAACGAAGTATGATGAAAAAATAATCGCGCTGTATATGAAAGACAAGCGGCTTAATCCCGAAAACGTGGTAAAGGGAAAAAACCCAACAAACATATGGGAGATAGGGCGGCTTAACGGAAACTCGAGAGAGCGCGTTGGACATCCGACGCAGAAACCGTTAGAAATCGTGCGGTGTTTAGTAAAGGCCTTATCATACCCCGGTTCGCTTGTGCTTGACTTTTTCGCGGCTTCAGGCACTACTGGGTGGGTTTGCGTCGAAGAAGACTGTAACTGCGTTATGGTAGACAAGGACGCGAAGTCTGTTGAATACTTTAACAGTCACTTAGAGCTTATGCGCGGGCTCGGCATTGAGAAGAATTTTACGTTGGCGCGCTCGCTTGGGGAATTTTCCTCTAACGCGACTGTCGCCGTGCCGCAGGTTACGTTCAAGTGA